The following proteins are co-located in the Gemmatimonadota bacterium genome:
- a CDS encoding ROK family protein — protein sequence MSLLGIDIGGTGIKGAPVCLESGRLETERFRIGTPRPATPKKVIETAAEIVRHFDLQGPVGIGFPAVIKHGMVRTAANIDASWIGVNAVERMAKATDRPVVFVNDADAAGMAEMRFGAGRGRDGVVVIATLGTGIGTSLFVDGTLVPSTEFGHIEMKGRVAEKYAAESVRKAKGLSWEEWGGRVNEYLRRLDELIRPDLIIVGGGASNKYEKFSSCFTVDTEVVPARMRNQAGIIGAALAAQTAA from the coding sequence ATGAGTCTTCTGGGGATCGACATCGGCGGAACGGGCATCAAAGGCGCGCCGGTCTGCCTGGAATCCGGAAGACTCGAAACGGAACGCTTCAGGATCGGCACCCCCAGGCCGGCCACGCCAAAGAAAGTCATCGAGACCGCGGCGGAGATCGTCCGGCACTTCGACCTGCAGGGTCCCGTGGGAATCGGCTTTCCCGCGGTCATCAAGCACGGTATGGTGCGGACCGCCGCAAACATCGACGCGTCCTGGATCGGCGTCAACGCCGTCGAACGCATGGCCAAGGCCACGGACCGGCCGGTTGTTTTCGTGAACGACGCAGATGCCGCGGGCATGGCGGAAATGCGGTTTGGCGCGGGCCGGGGCCGGGACGGCGTGGTGGTCATCGCGACCCTGGGAACCGGCATCGGCACCTCCCTTTTCGTCGACGGCACGCTCGTGCCCAGCACGGAATTCGGACACATCGAGATGAAAGGCCGCGTCGCGGAGAAATACGCCGCCGAAAGCGTTCGGAAGGCGAAGGGCCTGAGCTGGGAGGAATGGGGCGGACGGGTGAACGAGTACCTGCGCAGGCTGGACGAGTTGATCCGCCCGGACCTGATCATCGTGGGCGGCGGCGCCAGCAACAAGTACGAGAAGTTCTCGTCGTGCTTCACCGTGGATACCGAGGTCGTGCCCGCCCGGATGAGGAACCAGGCCGGGATCATCGGGGCGGCCCTGGCCGCGCAGACCGCCGCGTAA
- a CDS encoding cold shock domain-containing protein → MPQGTITRLNHTRGYGFINTPENEDLFFHRSNITEGQFSLLQVGDRVTYSVQFTSRGPRADQVQVQSESVRLQVNLAVKDLQVSAAFYTETFGFKELSNDPGYILLQRNELVLGLKTDELLWYPEPGEQPVESLARGVGVELVLEISDIGQFHAKMQQAGVAIHEPLKEQPWGATDFRMLDPDGYYWRISSPRERDAVRAEEEPTEGEPA, encoded by the coding sequence ATGCCGCAGGGTACGATCACCAGGCTGAACCACACCAGGGGTTACGGGTTCATCAACACGCCGGAGAACGAGGACCTGTTTTTCCATCGATCCAACATCACGGAAGGGCAGTTTTCACTGCTGCAGGTCGGAGACCGGGTGACGTATAGCGTCCAGTTCACCTCCCGCGGTCCCCGGGCCGACCAGGTCCAGGTCCAGAGTGAGTCCGTGAGGCTCCAGGTCAACCTGGCCGTGAAGGACCTGCAGGTGTCCGCGGCATTCTACACGGAGACCTTCGGCTTCAAGGAACTGTCGAACGATCCCGGTTACATCCTGCTCCAGCGGAACGAACTGGTCCTCGGACTGAAGACCGACGAACTGCTCTGGTATCCGGAACCAGGCGAACAGCCCGTCGAGTCGCTCGCCCGCGGCGTGGGGGTCGAACTGGTCCTGGAGATCTCGGATATCGGCCAGTTCCATGCGAAGATGCAACAGGCCGGGGTGGCCATACACGAACCGCTGAAGGAACAGCCCTGGGGCGCCACGGACTTCCGCATGCTGGACCCGGACGGCTACTACTGGCGGATCTCGTCCCCGCGCGAACGCGATGCCGTCCGGGCCGAAGAAGAACCGACGGAAGGTGAACCCGCATGA
- a CDS encoding site-specific DNA-methyltransferase, with product MRLFHDDDQVQLWLGDARRMDPIPDRCAGMVLTCPPWWESGDYGHPDQIGFGQTYPDFLASLSEVWAQCYRCLMPGRAMIVWIADLLWRDEPVALAADTHRSLQDAGFQYEATWYWFEPGKAVREEPADARMPLRCRPKVHAETILVYRKPGESEAPLPGVLEESEVPGDEWRAGRQAVWTPDDNLEHPYRRLIRLWSYAGDTVLDPFAGQGTIALAARALGRRSISVELNPDSCRHITSLLSQPHMP from the coding sequence ATGCGACTCTTCCACGATGACGACCAGGTCCAGCTCTGGCTGGGCGACGCGCGCCGTATGGACCCGATTCCCGACCGGTGCGCCGGCATGGTCCTGACCTGTCCACCCTGGTGGGAGAGCGGCGACTACGGCCACCCGGACCAGATCGGTTTCGGCCAGACCTATCCGGACTTCCTGGCCTCGCTCTCCGAGGTTTGGGCGCAATGTTACCGGTGCCTCATGCCCGGCAGGGCGATGATCGTCTGGATCGCCGACCTGCTCTGGCGGGATGAACCGGTCGCCCTTGCGGCGGATACGCACCGCAGTCTCCAGGATGCGGGATTTCAGTACGAGGCCACCTGGTACTGGTTTGAACCGGGGAAGGCGGTGCGGGAGGAACCGGCGGATGCCCGGATGCCGCTCCGATGCCGGCCCAAGGTGCACGCCGAGACCATACTGGTATACCGGAAGCCGGGCGAATCCGAAGCGCCGCTACCTGGCGTGTTGGAGGAAAGCGAAGTACCCGGGGATGAATGGCGAGCGGGCCGCCAGGCCGTCTGGACGCCCGACGATAACCTCGAACATCCCTACAGGCGCCTGATCCGCCTCTGGTCATACGCGGGCGATACGGTCCTGGACCCCTTTGCCGGGCAGGGCACCATCGCACTGGCCGCCCGCGCGCTGGGGCGCCGCAGCATTTCCGTGGAACTGAACCCCGATTCCTGCCGGCACATCACTTCGCTACTCTCGCAGCCTCACATGCCGTGA